A window of Methylobacterium bullatum genomic DNA:
GCGGCCATCGGTCGGTCGGTGGAGATCGGCAAGCTGGACGGCCATCAGAAGCGGCTTCCCGCGACCATCGTGGCGTTTCCCCATTTCGATCCCAAGAAGACCCGCGTCCGGGCGGAATCGCCCGCACGCGGCGATCAGGGACAGGCCAGCCTCGCCGAGCCCTCACCGGAGAGCGTCGCAACGGCCGGAATCCCCGCTTGATACCAGACCTCAATGAGTCTGACTTATCGAGGTCTGCCCGCGCGACGGCGCGGCGGCGGTCGTCCGCCGGACCTCACTGCCCCTGACCTATGGGTCAGAGTCAGTGAGACTTGGTATGACGTGCCTCACGAAACTCCCGATCACGGTCGGTTCTCGCTCCGAGCATGACGGTGCAGCGGGCGTTTTGTGAGAGACATTGATTAAATGCGCCAGAGACTGCGGCGAGGCTTCCGCGCCACCGCCGCTTCAGCAAAAAACGATGAGAGAACCAATCGCAGGACGTCGGATCTTGCCGATACACGAGAGAAGCGCGAGAACTCCGCACTCCGTCTTCGTTAGACCACTCATCAAATTTCGCTCCGTACATTTTAGAGTCCTTTCCGAGGATACGGATATATAAAGCAAGCTATTGCCAGGACTTTTGTTAACCTGTCGATTGGATATTCCCGCCAAGCATATCCTCCAGGCGGAACCGATCCTGCAATGGCCACACTCTCCTTCAAGGCCGCAATGGCCGGCAGCGCGTCGCTGGCGGCGATCTTCGCCGTCGGAACGGTTTTCCTGACCGAGCAGATCGGCGACTCGTTCGCCACCCAGGCCGAGGCGCTGCAGCGGGAGACGCTGTCGAACGAGGCGCGCGCCGTGCGGGGTCGCCTGGACGAGCTCGCCCAGGTCGCCAAGAACATCGCCTTGGTCGCTGGCGCCATGCGGAGCAACGGCGTCAAGGATCGCGCGGCTTACGATGCGGCGCTCAAGCGGCTGCTGGAGGAAAACCCCGCCATCCTCGGCACGTGGACCGGGTGGGAGGCCAACGCCCTCGACGCGCGCGACACCGAGTTCGCCGGTGGTTCCACCTCCGACGCCACCGGGCGCTTCCTGCCGTACTGGAACCGTGGCAGCGGCGCCATCGTGCGGGAAGTGCTCACCGGCTACGAGGACCCCGTGGAGGGCGCCTATTATCAGCAGCCCAAATCGCTGAACCGGCCCGCCGCCATCGAGCCGTACATCTACCCCGTGGCGGGGAAGGACACGATGATCATGTCCTTCGGGGCACCGATCACGGTGGACGGCAAGTTCCTCGGCGTCGGAGGCATCGACATCGATCTGTCCGCCATGAGCCAGGCCGTGGCTTCGGTCCGGCCTTTCGGCACCGGCTACGTCACTCTCGTCTCCGCTCAGGGCGGAGCGGTGGCGTATCCGGATGCGAAGGCCGTCGGCAACCCCCTCGTCAAGCTGGATCCCGCGGCTGCCATGGCGGCGCGACGGGCGGTCGAGACCGGGGAGCGCGTGCAGGAGGTCGTGACCGGGCCCGATTCCCGATCCTGGCGTTACATGGCCGAGCCGATCCAGGCCGGGGCGACGAAGGATCGCTGGGCGATCGTCACCGCCGTTCCCGTCGCGACGCTGACGGCCGCGGCCGACCGGGCGCAATGGTTCCTCATCGGCATCTCGGCCCTGTGCGTCCTGGCGAGCTCCGCCATTCTCTTCGCCCTCATCCGGCGTCTCGTCGGCGTGCCGATCCGGGCGCTCGGCACCACCATCGGCGGCATGGCCGCGGGCGATTACAATGCGCCCGTGCCGCAGGCGGACCGCCGGGACGAAGTGGGGCTCGTGGGCAAGGCCGTCGTCGGGCTGCGCGACTCCCTGCGGCAGAGCGCGGAGGCGGAGGAGCGCCGGAAGGAAGCGGCCCGGGTGATGGCGGACGAGCAGCGTCGGGCCGGCACGCGGGGCCTGGCCGATGGCTTCGAGAACGCCGTGGGCGGCATCGTGGGCCTCGTCGCCTCGGCCGCCACGGAATTGCAGGCCACCGCACGCGAGATGGCCGACACCGCCGCCCGCACGGCCGGCCAATCCGACACGGTCGCCAATGCGGCCCGTGACGCGGCGGCGAACGTGACCGCCGTCGCGACGGCGGTGGAGGAACTGGGAAGCTCCGTTCAGGAGATCGCCCGGCAGGTGAGCGGTTCGAGCCAATTGGCGCAGGAGGCCGTCGACGAAGCCCTGCAGACCTTCGGTTTCGTGGAGGCCCTGAGCGGGGCGGTGGCGAAGATCGGCGACATGGTGACGATGATCAACGCCATCGCCGCGCAAACCAACCTGCTCGCCCTCAACGCGACCATCGAGGCGGCGCGCGCCGGCGAAGCCGGCCGCGGATTCGCCGTGGTCGCCTCGGAGGTCAAGGAACTCGCCAACCAGACCGCGCGCGTCACTCAGGACATCGCGGGCCAGATCGCCGTGATCCAGGGCTCCACCGACCAAGCCGTGACGGCGATCGGCACCATCACCGACCGGATCAAGGAGATCAGTACGGTGGCGACCACGATCGCGGTGGCCGTGGAGCAGCAGGGTGCGGCGACGCAGGAGATCGTCCGCAACGTCTCCCTGGCGGCCGTCGGCACCGGTGAGGTGACCGCGAACGTCACGGGCGTGGCCGATGCCGCCCTGCATACCGGCGCCGCGGCGGATCAGGTGCTGATCTCGGCATCGGAACTGTCGCGCCAATCGGAACATCTCGGCTCCGAAGTGCGGCACTTCCTGGCCAATGTCCGGGCCGCCTGACGGCATGTGAACGCCCGCCGTCTCACACTCGCACGGGGTGGGACGGCGGTCCTTGCGCATTGAGCGACCTTGAACGTCAGGCCGCGAGGGTGCCTGAAACCGCGATGCGGTCGCGCCCATGGGGACGATGCGCAAGATTCCACACCTCGAAATGGCCTGAACCCTGCTTGCGCGAAGGACAACAGGAACACGAAACACGTCAGGGATCGGTTGAAGACATGCTCGATGCTGACGCCTTCCTGCAGAATTTATCGAGCAGAATAGATGGCTTTATGTATAGCGGCCTCAATAATGCCGATTACAATATGACCTATCTATCGGATGGCTTCGAGAGATTGTTGGGGTATGACGTCGCCTCGTTTCTGAGGAACGGGACGAGCTTTTCGAGCCTGATCCATGCGGACGACCTGCCTGCGGTCGATGCAGCCGTTGGGGCCGCCCTTAGCGCGAGCGCGCGCTGGCAGATCAGCTACCGGGTCAAGACGGCCGGCGGCAGGTGGAAACACGTGCTCGAAACCGGCGGCGGCCGCGCCGATGCCGCGGGCGAGATCGCCTATCTCGACGGCATCGTCATTGACTTCGGACGCGCCAACGACTTAGCGGACAGAATCCAGTCCGGCCAGGCTGCGCTGGATGCGATCGACCGGGCCTCGGATCAGATGATCGAGATGCTGCGATCCCTGAAGATGCTCTCCCTGAACGCCCGGATCGAAGCGGCGCGTTCCGGCGAGGCCGGGGCCGGATTCGGCGTCGTCGCCAAGGAGATGGGCCAGCTCGCCGCGCTCGGTGACGATGTGACGAAAGCCGTCGGCACCGAACTCGGTCACTTGAAGAGCGCCCTGCGATTATAGGCGCCCTCCGGCACGCCGATCCCGGACACCGGGGCGCGGCCATCGATTCGACGACCTGCATGGAAAACCGGCCCCGACCCAAGGTACGGCCGGCGAGGAGGGGGTGACGGTCTCGGCATCCCCTCTCCGTCATTCCGGGTCGCCGAAGGCGACCCGGAATGACGGAGGTGTGTCCATGAATGTCATGCCCTATCGTGTTAACCTGAATTCGGAGCCCTTATCGATGAGCGTTGTTTCAGCGTCGCAACGACATTCTCTTCGCGACTGAAAACTCATCGCTCCATCCAGCGTGCCTTCGATATTTTTCAATCCAATTTGCACGACTATTGTCCGTCGCAGTGCCTCCGTCTGGATGACATCACCAAGTCTGCAGACCGGGCAGTTAAAAACCGCACCTATTTACTCGTTGTCCCAGTTTATGGCACAATCGCACGAAACAAACCTGCGCTCATTCAGGCGCCGCCTTCTGCGAACCGCCGCTTAGTCATAGAGCACTCTAATGCCCATTGCGAAATTTTCATCCACTGATTCGTACACCGAGACTGATAGCGTCAGTTTTCCATTGTGGATTTTTGACTATGATGGGGGCGGTTCTTCTTATCAAACAACGTTCGATCAAAATCAAGGATACCTTTTTTGCTATAAGAATAATGCAATGACCAGCTTTCTAAATGGAGGCACGGATGATCTTATGAGTTATTACATCGATTTTTTCGATAATGTCGCTCCAGTGAGCTTCAACGGGGGAATGCGTGGCGACATCCTTCGCGGTGGATCGGGCAATGACATCCTTAATGGCGGCGCCGGCAGGGATGCGCTAGAGGGCGGCGCCGGCAGCGACACCTTCGACGGTGGCGCCGGAATCGACACGGTCAGCTACGAGCACTCGACTGACGGGGTGCAGATCGTGCTTCTCGGTCAGACCGATGGGTACGGCACGGATGGCGATGCGAATGGCGATACTTGGATCGGCATCGAGAACGCCAGGGGCGGCTCCGGGGACGATAGGATTTCCGGAAGTGACGATCCCGGCGTCAACCTGATCGAAGGCGGAGGCGGTGCGGACGATATCAGCGCCGATGACAGCGACGTCGTGAGCTACGAGCACTCGGAAGACGCCGTCTCCATCGATCTTCTGAATGGCATCAATACTGGCGGCGATGCAGCCGACGACACGTTTTCCGGTGTTCAGAACGTTCGGGGCAGTTCCCACGACGATACCCTCATCGGCAACGATGGCGCCAACACCCTGCGCGGCGGAGGCGGAATCGACACCCTCGAGGGTGGCTTCGGCAACGATCGGCTGGTGATCACGGAGACGCCGGCCGATATCGATGGCGGAGCGGACAAGGACTTCCTGTTCGTGGATGGCGGTGGGACCGTCGCGCTGAGCGACGGCGCATTCGCCGCCATCGAAGCCGTCTACGTCCGTAACGACACGCATCTGGACATGTCCGCCGTGAGCACCGGTTCCACGATCGTGTCGCAGTCCACGGTCGGCCACGCCGTCGAGATCATCGGCAGTACGGGATCCGACCGCATCAAGGCCGGCAAGGCCGGGGACGCGATCGAGGGTGGGGCAAGCGGCGACAAGCTGTTCGCCGGCTCGGGCGCCGACACTTTCCAGTTCCAGGCGGGCTTCGGTCGCGACAACGTCTACGGCTTCGACGTCGCGACCGATCACATCCATATCGCCATCGAGGGCATCGACGCCCTCGATATCACGCTCACGCCGTTCCACGACGGCGGCCGGGACACCCTCGTGACCTTCACGGGCATCGAGGGCACCAACAAGCTCATCCTGCACGACGTGACCGTGGCCGAGATTCAGGCGGAGCTTCAGGCCGAGCCGAGCGACCTGTTCACGTTCGGCGCCTGACCGCCGGCTCGCGTCGCGGGAGCGTCGTGTTCGTCGTCGAACGCGCGTCGACAGCGCCTACTGGTACCCCTTGGGGAAGGGGTCCGGCTTGATCAGCTCCGGGCTCGTATAAACGACCTCGAACTGGCCATCGGCCTTGGCCTTGCCGACGCGGGTCTTCGACCAGAGGTGGTGGTTCGGATCGACGCGCACGTAGCCTTCCGGCGCGGCCTTGAATTCCAGGCCCGGCGAGGCCGCGACGACCTTGTCCACATCGAACGAGCCGGCCTTCTCGCAGGCCATCTTCCACAGGAACGGGCCGAGATAGGCGGCCTGGGTTACGTCGCCGATGACGGTCTTCTCGCCCCACATCTTGTGAAAGGCGGTGACGAAGGCCTTGTTGTTCTCGTTCTCGATGGACTGGAAGTACTTCATGCAGGAATAGGCGCCGGCGATGTTGTCGCCGCCGATACCCTCGACCTCATCCTCCGTGACGGACAGGGTGAGCAGGGTCTGTTTCGAGAGATCGATGCCGGAGGCCTTGAGCTGCTTGTAGAACGCCACGTTCGAGCCGCCGACGACGGTGACGAAGATCACCTTCGGCTTGGTGAGCTTGATCTTGTTGATGACCGAGTTGAACTGGGTGTGGCCGAACGGAAAGTACTCCTCGCCGACGACCTTTCCCTTGAGCACGCTCTCGATGTGCTTGCGGGCGATTTTGTTCGAGGTGCGCGGCCAGATGTAATCCGAACCGATGAAGAAGAAGCTGTCGCCGCCCTTCTCCTTGTGGACCCAGTCGAGGCTGGCGAGGATCTGCTGCGTCGCCTCCTGCCCGGTATAGATGACGTTCTTGGACTGCTCCAATCCCTCGTAGAATGTCGGATAGTAGAGCAGGCCGTTATACTGCTCGATCACCGGCAGCGCCGCCTTGCGCGAGGCCGAGGTAAAGCAGCCGAAGATCGCCGCGCAATGGTCGTTGACGAGGAGCTTCTTGGCCTTTTCGGCGAAGGTCGGCCAGTCGGACGCGCCGTCCTCCTGGATCACCTTGATCTTGCGGCCGAGGATGCCGCCGGCGGCGTTGATCTCTTCGAAGGCGAGCTTCTCGGCCTGTGTGGCGCCGGTCTCGGAGATCGCCATGGTGCCGGTGACGGAATGGAGGATGCCGACGGTCACCTCGCTGTCGGTGACGGCGAGGCCCGTCGTGTTCACGGCGGCGGTGGCGGTATCGGCCGCGAGGACGGACGAACTTCTCGTGGCGGCGACGAAGGGTGCGGCTGCCAGACCGAGCAGCAGCCGGCGACGAAGCCGAAGATGAGCGCTGCCTTCGTCTTTTGACGCCATCTTTTCATTCCCTACTCGTCATTGTGGAGGACACGTCTCTGTCCATCCACGGTTGTCCCCCGGAGCTGGATCACTCCAACTCGACCGAGACACAGTTTCGAGAAGAAAAATCGTTTCTTAAAGAGCAAATTGACTGCACGCTGCATCATTGCTGGGCAGGCGCGGATCCGGTCCCGTCCTCACTTGCGACGGCGCGCGGGGGCGACACCGAACAGAGCAGCGAAGGCGAACGCGAAGACCGCATCCATCCCCGTCGACAGGGCGCCCCCGTTGGGCGCGAGGACCCGCACGGCCAGTCCGGCGGCGTTGGGCAACGGGCTCGCCCCGCACAGGCACCCCACCGCATCGGCGGCGCCCTGCAGCGCGGCGATGTCGGGATGGCCCTCGACGCCCCCGAGGATCGCCATCGAGCCATAGGCCGCGTAGGCGCCCATGGGGGAGGCAGGGCCCGCCAGGGTCGCGCCGTCGACCGAGGAGCGCTCGTTGACGAGGATGCGTCCATCCTCGGTCTCGATCCGCAGCAATAGCGTGATCCGGGAGAACGGCCGGCCCATGCCGGTCGGATCGTGGCTGGCGAAGCCTTCGCTGACGATGGCGCGCGCATCACGGCCGAGGACTATGCGGGTGTCGAGATCCAGCGCCGAGCCGGGGAACAGGATCATCGGATCGGGATGCAGCGCCAGGCTCGCGTCGCTGGCGATGGCCAGACGCGTGTCCTGGCGCGCGGCGTAAGCGCCGGTGTCATGGACGACGGTGGCCGATTGCGTGGTGACGTGGGCGCGGCTTCCGGGCTTCGCCGTGATGTCGAGGCCCAGGCGGTCGGCGCGGTAGAGGCCGCCGGAGGCGGATTGGAGATACAGCGTCGCGATGTCGGGATGGTCCGGATACATCCGGAACGGCCGGGTGATGTGAAACGGATAGGGCACCACCTGCCGCGACAGCACCGTGGTGCCACCGCCGCGCACGAAGACCATGTGCGCCTGTGAATGGCGCGAGCGGCCCGCTCCCTCCGGCGAGGCACCCCGGACCTCCTCTCCCACGTCGTTCAAGGCGCGAAGAGCACCGCGCGGCAGATCGCATCCGCCACGGCCTCGATCCCGTCGCCCGAGCGAGCATTGGTGGCGATCATCGCCTTGCCGCCGCGCACGGCGGTGGCCTCGCTGAGCATGGCGGGGAGATCGATCCCCACATGGGGGGCGAGGTCTGTCTTGTTCACCACGAGAAGGTCGCAGCGCAGCACGCCGGGGCCGCGCTTCCTCGGGATGTCGTCGCCCCCTGCCACGTCGATGACGAAGATCCACCAATCCACCAGATCGAGGGAGAAGGTGGAGGCGAGGTTGTCGCCCCCGGATTCGAAGATGAGGAGGTCGAGGCCGGGAAACGCCGCCTCGAGGGCGTCGCCGGCCGCGATGTTGAGGGTCGGGTCCTCGCGGATCACCGTGTGCGGGCAGGCGCCGGCCTCCACCGCCGAGACCCGGGCCGGATCGATCAGCCCGGACCGGCGCAGGCGCTCCGCGTCCTCCTTGGTGACGAGGTCGTTGGTGACGATGGCGAGATCGACGCCGCACCCCGCCAGGACCGGGATCAGACGCTCGATCAGCGCCGTCTTGCCCGACCCAACGGGGCCGCCGATGCCGATCCGCGCGGCGCTGGCGCGGGCCGGGGAGGGGGTGAGGATCATCGCAGTGTCGGGCATTAGCGCAGCATGTAGCGTTGGGCGAGGGGAAGGACCTTGGCCGGTTCGCAGGTCGCGATGGCCCCATCGACGAAGACGTCGAAGGTCTGGGGATCGACGCGGATATCGGGGCAGGCATCGTTCCAGAGCATGTCGGCCTTGTTGAGCGTCCGGGTGCCGTGGGCGGGCAGCAGCGCCTTGCGCAGGCCAAGTTCGTCGCGCAGGCCCCGCTCGATCGCCAGCGGATGGACGAAACAGGCCGAGAGCCCCTGCTTGGCCAAGCCGAACGCGCCCCATTGCGGGCGCAGCAGCATCGGTTCGCAGGTCATCAGCGAGGCGGCGGAATCGCCCATGGCGCCCCAGGCGATGAAGCCGCCCTTGATGACGAGTTCGGGCTTGATGCCGAAGAAGGCGGGGCGCCACAGCACGATATCGGCCATCTTGCCCTCTTCGAGGGAGCCGATGTGCTCGGCGATGCCGAAGGTGCGCGCCGCGTTGATGGTGTATTTGGCGATGTAGCGCTTGATCCGGGCATTGTCGCCGAAGCCGGCCCGGTCCTGGGGCAAGCTGCCGCGCTGGTCCTTCATCTTGGAGGCGAGCTGCCAGGTCCGGCAGATCACCTCGTGGATGCGGCCCATGCCCTGGCTGTCGGAGCCGAGCATCGAGATCGCGCCGATATCGTGCAGCACGTCCTCGGCGGCGATGGTCTGGGCGCGGATGCGGCTCTCGGCGAAGGCCACGTCCTCCGGCAAAGCCGGGTTGAGGTGGTGGCACACCATCGTCATGTCGAGGTGCTCGTCGAACGTGTTCACCGTGTAGGGGTTGGTCGGGTTCGTCGACGAGGGCAGACAATGGGGCAGGCCGGCGACGCGGATGATGTCCGGCGCATGCCCGCCGCCGGCCCCTTCCGTGTGATACATGTGGATCACCCGGCCGCCGATGGCGGCGAGCGTGTCCTCGACGAAGCCGGATTCGTTGAGCGTGTCGGTGTGGAGCTGGACCTGGAAGTCGTGCTCGTCGGCGAATCCCAGGCAGGCATCGATGGCCGAAGGCATCGCCCCCCAATCCTCGTGGATCTTCAGGCCCAGAACACCGGTTTCGAGCTGTTCCTTCAGGGCTGCCGGCTTGTGGGTGTTGCCACGGCCGAGGAACCCGAAATTCACCGGCCAGTGCTCGGCCGCCTGGAGCATCTTGCCCGTGTTGAACGGGCCTCCGGAATCGATGCCCACGGTGATCGGCCCGAGCGACCCGCCGAGCAGCGTGGTGATGCCCGACGCGATGGCGTGATCGGGCAGGGCAGCGGAATCGAAATGCACGTGGACGTCGATGGCGCCAGGGGTCGCGATCAGCCCCTCGCAATCGCGCACCGTGGTGCCGGCGGAGACGATGAGCCGTGGATCGACCCCGTCCATGATCGCCGGGTTGCCGGCCTTGCCGATGCCGACGATCTTGCCGTGGCGGATGCCGAGATCGCCCTTCACGATGCCGAGAACCGGATCGATGACGAGGACGTTGCAGAGCAGGAAATCGAGGGCGCCCTCGGCCGAGGTGACGCCGGGCGCCATGCCGATCCCGTCGCGCAGGGTCTTGCCGCCGCCATGCAGGCATTCGTCGCCGTAGACGGCGTAGTCCTT
This region includes:
- the ureD_1 gene encoding Urease accessory protein UreD, which codes for MVFVRGGGTTVLSRQVVPYPFHITRPFRMYPDHPDIATLYLQSASGGLYRADRLGLDITAKPGSRAHVTTQSATVVHDTGAYAARQDTRLAIASDASLALHPDPMILFPGSALDLDTRIVLGRDARAIVSEGFASHDPTGMGRPFSRITLLLRIETEDGRILVNERSSVDGATLAGPASPMGAYAAYGSMAILGGVEGHPDIAALQGAADAVGCLCGASPLPNAAGLAVRVLAPNGGALSTGMDAVFAFAFAALFGVAPARRRK
- the mcpB gene encoding Methyl-accepting chemotaxis protein McpB translates to MLDADAFLQNLSSRIDGFMYSGLNNADYNMTYLSDGFERLLGYDVASFLRNGTSFSSLIHADDLPAVDAAVGAALSASARWQISYRVKTAGGRWKHVLETGGGRADAAGEIAYLDGIVIDFGRANDLADRIQSGQAALDAIDRASDQMIEMLRSLKMLSLNARIEAARSGEAGAGFGVVAKEMGQLAALGDDVTKAVGTELGHLKSALRL
- the ureG_1 gene encoding Urease accessory protein UreG, which gives rise to MPDTAMILTPSPARASAARIGIGGPVGSGKTALIERLIPVLAGCGVDLAIVTNDLVTKEDAERLRRSGLIDPARVSAVEAGACPHTVIREDPTLNIAAGDALEAAFPGLDLLIFESGGDNLASTFSLDLVDWWIFVIDVAGGDDIPRKRGPGVLRCDLLVVNKTDLAPHVGIDLPAMLSEATAVRGGKAMIATNARSGDGIEAVADAICRAVLFAP
- the ureC gene encoding Urease subunit alpha, whose translation is MVTIPRRDYAALYGPTTGDGVRLADTSLVAVVEKDYAVYGDECLHGGGKTLRDGIGMAPGVTSAEGALDFLLCNVLVIDPVLGIVKGDLGIRHGKIVGIGKAGNPAIMDGVDPRLIVSAGTTVRDCEGLIATPGAIDVHVHFDSAALPDHAIASGITTLLGGSLGPITVGIDSGGPFNTGKMLQAAEHWPVNFGFLGRGNTHKPAALKEQLETGVLGLKIHEDWGAMPSAIDACLGFADEHDFQVQLHTDTLNESGFVEDTLAAIGGRVIHMYHTEGAGGGHAPDIIRVAGLPHCLPSSTNPTNPYTVNTFDEHLDMTMVCHHLNPALPEDVAFAESRIRAQTIAAEDVLHDIGAISMLGSDSQGMGRIHEVICRTWQLASKMKDQRGSLPQDRAGFGDNARIKRYIAKYTINAARTFGIAEHIGSLEEGKMADIVLWRPAFFGIKPELVIKGGFIAWGAMGDSAASLMTCEPMLLRPQWGAFGLAKQGLSACFVHPLAIERGLRDELGLRKALLPAHGTRTLNKADMLWNDACPDIRVDPQTFDVFVDGAIATCEPAKVLPLAQRYMLR
- the amiC_3 gene encoding Aliphatic amidase expression-regulating protein — encoded protein: MASKDEGSAHLRLRRRLLLGLAAAPFVAATRSSSVLAADTATAAVNTTGLAVTDSEVTVGILHSVTGTMAISETGATQAEKLAFEEINAAGGILGRKIKVIQEDGASDWPTFAEKAKKLLVNDHCAAIFGCFTSASRKAALPVIEQYNGLLYYPTFYEGLEQSKNVIYTGQEATQQILASLDWVHKEKGGDSFFFIGSDYIWPRTSNKIARKHIESVLKGKVVGEEYFPFGHTQFNSVINKIKLTKPKVIFVTVVGGSNVAFYKQLKASGIDLSKQTLLTLSVTEDEVEGIGGDNIAGAYSCMKYFQSIENENNKAFVTAFHKMWGEKTVIGDVTQAAYLGPFLWKMACEKAGSFDVDKVVAASPGLEFKAAPEGYVRVDPNHHLWSKTRVGKAKADGQFEVVYTSPELIKPDPFPKGYQ
- the cya_18 gene encoding Bifunctional hemolysin/adenylate cyclase — encoded protein: MSYYIDFFDNVAPVSFNGGMRGDILRGGSGNDILNGGAGRDALEGGAGSDTFDGGAGIDTVSYEHSTDGVQIVLLGQTDGYGTDGDANGDTWIGIENARGGSGDDRISGSDDPGVNLIEGGGGADDISADDSDVVSYEHSEDAVSIDLLNGINTGGDAADDTFSGVQNVRGSSHDDTLIGNDGANTLRGGGGIDTLEGGFGNDRLVITETPADIDGGADKDFLFVDGGGTVALSDGAFAAIEAVYVRNDTHLDMSAVSTGSTIVSQSTVGHAVEIIGSTGSDRIKAGKAGDAIEGGASGDKLFAGSGADTFQFQAGFGRDNVYGFDVATDHIHIAIEGIDALDITLTPFHDGGRDTLVTFTGIEGTNKLILHDVTVAEIQAELQAEPSDLFTFGA
- the pctC gene encoding Methyl-accepting chemotaxis protein PctC; translation: MATLSFKAAMAGSASLAAIFAVGTVFLTEQIGDSFATQAEALQRETLSNEARAVRGRLDELAQVAKNIALVAGAMRSNGVKDRAAYDAALKRLLEENPAILGTWTGWEANALDARDTEFAGGSTSDATGRFLPYWNRGSGAIVREVLTGYEDPVEGAYYQQPKSLNRPAAIEPYIYPVAGKDTMIMSFGAPITVDGKFLGVGGIDIDLSAMSQAVASVRPFGTGYVTLVSAQGGAVAYPDAKAVGNPLVKLDPAAAMAARRAVETGERVQEVVTGPDSRSWRYMAEPIQAGATKDRWAIVTAVPVATLTAAADRAQWFLIGISALCVLASSAILFALIRRLVGVPIRALGTTIGGMAAGDYNAPVPQADRRDEVGLVGKAVVGLRDSLRQSAEAEERRKEAARVMADEQRRAGTRGLADGFENAVGGIVGLVASAATELQATAREMADTAARTAGQSDTVANAARDAAANVTAVATAVEELGSSVQEIARQVSGSSQLAQEAVDEALQTFGFVEALSGAVAKIGDMVTMINAIAAQTNLLALNATIEAARAGEAGRGFAVVASEVKELANQTARVTQDIAGQIAVIQGSTDQAVTAIGTITDRIKEISTVATTIAVAVEQQGAATQEIVRNVSLAAVGTGEVTANVTGVADAALHTGAAADQVLISASELSRQSEHLGSEVRHFLANVRAA